DNA sequence from the Candidatus Cloacimonadota bacterium genome:
GAACGCTGACAATATTCAGTAACGATTTTGTTCACCCGGAACTGGAAATTGAACTTTTTGGTGAAGGTACAGAAACAGGTGTAAATGATATAATTCCTGCCATTACAAAAATTGATCAGAATTTTCCAAATCCTTTCAATCCAACTACGAATATCCAATTTTCTCTGGCAGAAAGCGGCAAAGTGTCGCTGGTGGTTTACAATCTGAAGGGAGAGAAAGTGAAATCTCTGGTTGACGAAATATTGGAACCAAAAATCTATACAGTTCTTTGGAATGGTGAAGATGAAGGTGGAAAACAGGTTTCCAGTGGAATTTATTTTTATAATTTCAAAACTGGAACAAAAAATGTAACAAAAAAAATGATATTAATAAAATAAAAGATAGATATGGAGTAAAAAAATGAAAAAAGTTTTATTGATTTTTTCAATCATTTTGACTTTCTCTGTGCTTTCAGCACAGCTTGAATGGTCAAATTCGTTACCAGTAAGACAGGGAGTAAATATTGAATGGTCTCGTGCTTCCGAGCCGATGAATGACGGCAGCGTTGTGTATGTCTGGTCCGACACCAGATACGGTGATCGTGATCTTTGGGCTCAAAGAGTAGATAGCAGTGGAAACTTGCTGTGGGGAAGTGATGGAAAACTTGTTAACGGTGAAATCAACCGTCAGGAAGACCCGGTTGTTATCGGCGTTGGCAATGGTGAAGTTATTATTGCCTGGGTAGATTTTCGCTATTCTGATGCGGGAGATATTTTTGCTCAGAAATTGGATACAAACGGAAACCTGATGTGGGACAGTGAAGCTGTAGAATTATGTTCTGCAGATGATATCCAGATTTCCTTGAATATTGTAGAAGATACAAATGGCGGCGCTTATATTATCTGGCTGGACAGCCGCAATCCCGGTGGTGTAGATATTTATGGCACACATGTTGATACGAATGGAAATATCGTTGCCGGTTGGGATGCTGATGGAAATGCTATTGCAGTCGAAGATGGTGATCAGAATTATCATACTTTCTGGGAAGACGGCACCGGCGGAGCAATCTTAGCCTGGCAGGACACCCGCATCGCCGATGATGCAAATATTTACGTTCAAAGAATCGATTCTGGTGGCAGCTTGTTGTGGAATGCCGGCGGAAATCTGCTGGTAGGAGCTACTGGAATTCAGGAAAAACCCAAAATGAGTCCGGATGGTACAGGTAGTTTCATTTTCAGCTGGAGAGACAAAAGAAGTGATAATTTTGGTGATATTTATGCTCAACGTGTAAACCTCGATGGAAATCTGCTTTGGACAAATGATGTAGAAGTTTACGTGGGAAATGGCGTTCAGAGAAATGTGAGATTGACTTCCTCATCCGATACCGGCGTAATTGCTGTTTGGGAAGACGGCAGAAACGAAGTGGGTGCTGAGTTCAAAGATATTTTTATTCAAAAAATAGATGTTGATGGAAACCTGTTGTGGAATAGCAGCGGTGAAGTTGTGGTTGAAGCTCTCAACGATCAGATCAATCCAAGATTGACCAGCGACGGCAACGGCGGAGCCTGGATCGTCTGGGAAGATGGACGTACAGAAAATCATCCTTTTGGTGACGTATTTCTGCAGCATTTCGATTCCACCGGTTCAACCCAATTAACTACTAATGGCATGGTTATCTGCGATGAAGCTGGTTATCAGTTCTCACCATTGGTAAAAATATCCAATTCTTCTGTATTTGTAGTTTGGGGAGATACCCGAACTGGTTCTACAGGAATTTATGTGCAGATTTTAGATTTTTCAGGAAATATTCAATTAGATGAAGATGGTGAACTTATCTGGTACGGTCTGGATGGTGATGCCCTGGATTTTGTTATATTGGAAAATCAGGAAAATCCCGTTGTACTTTGGGAAGATACCAGA
Encoded proteins:
- a CDS encoding T9SS type A sorting domain-containing protein is translated as MKKVLLIFSIILTFSVLSAQLEWSNSLPVRQGVNIEWSRASEPMNDGSVVYVWSDTRYGDRDLWAQRVDSSGNLLWGSDGKLVNGEINRQEDPVVIGVGNGEVIIAWVDFRYSDAGDIFAQKLDTNGNLMWDSEAVELCSADDIQISLNIVEDTNGGAYIIWLDSRNPGGVDIYGTHVDTNGNIVAGWDADGNAIAVEDGDQNYHTFWEDGTGGAILAWQDTRIADDANIYVQRIDSGGSLLWNAGGNLLVGATGIQEKPKMSPDGTGSFIFSWRDKRSDNFGDIYAQRVNLDGNLLWTNDVEVYVGNGVQRNVRLTSSSDTGVIAVWEDGRNEVGAEFKDIFIQKIDVDGNLLWNSSGEVVVEALNDQINPRLTSDGNGGAWIVWEDGRTENHPFGDVFLQHFDSTGSTQLTTNGMVICDEAGYQFSPLVKISNSSVFVVWGDTRTGSTGIYVQILDFSGNIQLDEDGELIWYGLDGDALDFVILENQENPVVLWEDTRNASIATQIYMQVVNSNGTFGLQEDGVAITQMTGYDQDNFDAYKETDESTIALVWEENRGNERKVYAQAVDLNATSLWNDMGIQLSSIDYEQYSAKISLDNSSYYAGWTDYNGDFISPVIRVMGQKLDASGNLQWGTEGVEIADRPGDDVITDVVGRYYIWQNESWPDYNIYAKLVNEDGTTAAGWDDNGTLICDADENQKEAKGIMTPDGLLILWKDARNGDFDIYGQLITEDGVTQWEDNGKALVSVVNDQELSNFLYNDGVVMTWEDYRTGSAFDVYMQQFDTSGNEVFTADGLPIIVHGNDQVNPYITMSNDEYMIFWEDYQTESESNLMGQYIHDDGSLEWPSLGFMIDDGIKNQNKPEAVSHGMYSYVFWEDTRSSGKTDIYNIFAQKVEYEPVSVNNNEIPQEFNVMRQNFPNPFKTSTAISFNINTNQLQNAKVEIFNTRGQKIRSVEIDNSSIVWDGKDFAGKTVSNGVYFYKLKAKGFDSKPRKMILLK